Proteins co-encoded in one Perca flavescens isolate YP-PL-M2 chromosome 11, PFLA_1.0, whole genome shotgun sequence genomic window:
- the LOC114564507 gene encoding galactose-specific lectin nattectin-like: MTSVFPFALLLCLSSGLLTAYGQASCPVGWNQLGTRCFAFYIQTKTWSDAENFCQSAGGHLASIHSDAEHGFIKNQIYKLTGAQTTAWIGGTDAVKLFTWLWSDGSKFDYASWNAGEPNNAGGTEFCLTMNGGGVNWNDLTCTNQASFVCSKNLC, from the exons ATGACATCAGTCTTTCCATTTGCTTTGTTGCTCTGTTTGTCCAGCGGACTGTTGACTGCATAT GGTCAAGCTTCCTGCCCTGTTGGTTGGAATCAGTTAGGCACTCGCTGTTTCGCTTTCTACATCCAGACAAAGACCTGGTCTGATGCAGAG AACTTCTGCCAGTCTGCTGGGGGGCATCTGGCTTCCATCCACTCAGATGCGGAACATGGATTCATCAAAAACCAGATTTACAAATTGACAGGTGCACAGACAACTGCCTGGATCGGAGGCACCGACGCAGTGAAG CTGTTTACGTGGCTCTGGTCTGATGGATCCAAATTTGACTACGCAAGCTGGAATGCGGGGGAGCCTAACAACGCTGGTGGAACGGAGTTCTGTCTTACGATGAACGGGGGTGgag TAAACTGGAACGACTTGACTTGTACCAACCAGGCTTCTTTCGTGTGCTCCAAGAACCTGTGTTGA